The Agrococcus sp. SGAir0287 DNA window CCAGCGCACCGCCGAGCGCCGAGGTGAGCGCGGCGACGAGATCGGCCGGGGCGAGCTCGAGCAGTCGATCGGCGGGCGGGGCGGCGACGTCGTCGCCGTCGATCTCGCGCGTGCGGCGCTCGGCGCGCCTCGCCATGCGCGCGACGACGTGGCGTCGCGTGCCGAGCGCCGAGCGCGCCGGCACCGCGAGCTCGCCGTCGCTGAGCCGCAGCACCGCCGTGAGGAGGCGGAGCGTCGCGGCGCGCAGGTGCGGCAGCAGCTCGGGCACGCCGTCGGCGACGAGGTCGCCCGGGGTCTCGGAGGCGATGGTCATTCGGTGGCCTCGACGTCCTCGATCGATCCGTGACGGAGCGTCGACGGCGAGACGACCTGCGCCTCCCACTCGTCCCATGCGTCGGTCATCGTCCTGCTCCTCAGGCTGCGGTGGCGAGCGCGTCGACGGACCGCAGCGCGGGCGCCTCGCACCGCACCGCGAGGCCGGCCGGACGATTCGTGTCCTGCACCATCGCCTCGAGGCGAGCGCGGTCGAGCTCGGCGGCGGCGGGTGCGTCGTAGCCGTACACGAGCGTGCTCGACTCGTGGATCCAGATCGCATGGCGCGTCGTCTCCGAGAGGCACGTGAGGAGGAAGGGCTCGCGGCGCCGAAGCTTCGCCGTGACCACGGCCGCGAGGTGCGCGAGGTCCGCGTCGTCCATCTGGAACGTCGCGTCGTCGCCGTTGCCGTACTTGAGCGTGCCCATCGAGATCTCCTCGCATCCCGCCGACCGGATCGTCCAGTCGATCTGATTGCTAGTTCGTCAAGCAAACTATCTCACTCCGAACCGGAGAGCAAGTCGAGGAGGCCTGGATGCGCGGGTCGCTCGCGACGTCGTACCCTGCGCGCACGAGCCAGGATCGCAGCGCAGCCCTTGCAATTCCTGGGTGGTCGAGGGCATGACGCAGCCCGGCCCCCTCCGGCCGAGGCGCGCGGGCGCATCCTGCCTCGCGCTGCCGACGCCCGGCGCGTCGCGGCGGGGATGACGGATGAGACCGAATCATCCGGACGAGGGCTAGCATGGCTCGGCATGGGACACGAGGAGCGTTCGGAGGCATCCGGGTACTGGTACCCGGAGCGCGATGGCGCGTCCACGGTCGACGTGCTCAAC harbors:
- a CDS encoding DUF7882 family protein; the encoded protein is MGTLKYGNGDDATFQMDDADLAHLAAVVTAKLRRREPFLLTCLSETTRHAIWIHESSTLVYGYDAPAAAELDRARLEAMVQDTNRPAGLAVRCEAPALRSVDALATAA